Proteins encoded together in one Asterias rubens chromosome 4, eAstRub1.3, whole genome shotgun sequence window:
- the LOC117288800 gene encoding triple QxxK/R motif-containing protein-like: MGKKDAKKSNLSVDQYRKNIGKQDYKKSKKDLHRSKREADRRKTNTVFRDSMLVLLALCAVMCLVYMFFYLQMPSES; this comes from the exons ATGGGGAAGAAAGATGCAAAGAAGAGTAACCTTTCTGTTGACCAGTACCGGAAGAATATCGGCAAGCAGGACTACAAAAAAAGCAAGAAGGATCTGCACCGGTCAAAGCGAGAGGCGGATCGACGGAAGACTAACACTGTCTTCAGG gACTCCATGCTCGTCTTGCTTGCACTGTGTGCCGTGATGTGCCTCGTTTACATGTTCTTCTATCTTCAGATGCCTTCAGAGTCATGA